CGCAGGCGACGGCTATGCCGGCTTGAGCGACACCGCGCTCTACTACATCGGCGGCATCATCAAACACGCCAAAGCCCTGAACGCGATTACCAATCCGTCCACCAACTCCTACAAACGCCTCGTGCCGCACTTCGAAGCGCCGACCAAACTCGCCTACTCTGCCAAAAACCGTTCCGCGTCCATCCGCATCCCGTCCGTGAACAGCAGCAAGGCACGCCGCATCGAAGCGCGTTTCCCCGACCCGACCGCCAACCCATACTTGGCGTTCGCCGCCCTGCTGATGGCGGGTTTGGACGGCATTCAAAACAAAATCCACCCGGGCGACCCAGCCGATAAAAACCTCTACGACCTGCCGCCGGAAGAAGACGCACTCGTCCCAACCGTCTGCGCCTCTTTGGAAGAAGCCCTCGCCGCCCTCAAAGCCGACCACGAATTTCTGCTGCGCGGCGGCGTGTTCAGCAAAGACTGGATCGACAGCTACATCACCTTCAAAGAAGAAGACGTACGCCGAATCCGCATGGCGCCGCATCCGTTGGAATTTGAAATGTATTACAGCCTGTAATCCGCATTTCCAGTCAGGCTAAACGAAAGGTCGTCTGAAAACCTAGAAACAAGGTTTTCAGACGACCTCTTTTTGTTTATTCAAAATACGGCCTGCCGGCCAAAGCAAAAAGTATTAAAATAACAGCAATCAAACGACACAAACCCTGCCGATAATAAAAACTGTCGTCATTCAAGCGCACACCTACCCTTCCCTGAAAAGCCGTCCTACCTTTCAGACGACCTTTCTTTCCAACCTCAAAACAAGGAGCGTTACAATGAAAGCAGCACGTTTTTACGATAAAGGCGACATCCGCATCGAAGACATCCCCGAACCGACCGTCGCCCCCGGCACCGTCGGCATCAACGTCGCCTGGTGCGGCATCTGCGGTACCGACCTGCACGAATTTATGGAAGGTCCGATTTTCATCCCGCCCTGCGGCCATCCGCATCCGATTTCCGGTGAGTCCGCGCCCGTAACGATGGGACACGAGTTCTCCGGCGTGGTTTATGCCGTCGGCGAAGGCGTGGACGACCTCAAAGTCGGACAACACGTCGTGGTCGAACCCTACATCATCCGCGATGACGTACCGACAGGCGAAGGCAGCAACTACCACCTCTCCAAAGACATGAACTTCATCGGCTTGGGCGGCTGCGGCGGCGGCCTTGCCGAAAAAATCGCCGTCAAACGCCGCTGGGTGCATCCGATTTCCGACAAAATCCCGTTAGACCAAGCCGCTTTGATTGAACCCCTGTCCGTCGGCCATCACGCCTACGTCCGCAGCGGCGCGAAAGCAGGCGACGTGGCATTGGTCGGCGGCGCAGGCCCGATCGGTTTGCTGCTTGCCGCCGTATTGAAAGCCAAAGGCATCAAAGTCATCATCACCGAATTGAGCAAAGCGCGCAAAGACAAAGCCCGCGAATCCGGCGTTGCCGACTATATCCTCGACCCGTCTGAAGTCGATGTCGTCGAAGAAGTGAAAAAACTGACCAACGGCGAAGGCGTGGACGTCGCATTCGAATGCACCAGCGTGAACAAAGTACTGGACACCATGGTCGAAGCCTGCCGCCCGACCGCGAAAGTCGTTATCGTATCCATATGGAGCCACCCCGCCACCATCAACGTCCACAGCGTCGTGATGAAAGAGCTGGACGTGCGCGGCACCATCGCCTACTGCAACGACCACGCCGAAACCATCAAACTGGTGGAAGAAGGCAAAATCAACCTTGAACCTTTCATCACCCAGCGCATCAAGCTGGACGAGCTGATTTCCGAAGGCTTCGAGCGTCTGATTCACAACAACGAATCTGCCGTTAAAATCATCGTCAATCCCAACCTGTAAACGACTGACGGATTGATATAGCTAAATGGCTTTTTTCGATACGCAACTTATCGGTTGTCGTTATTCCTGCGCAGGCATGAATCCATTTTTGAAATTCAGAAACTGTTTTTCAAATCAAGGTTTCTCAAGTTTTACAATGGATTCCCGCCTACGCGGGAATGACGGAATTTGATGACATACCGTATTTAAAGTTAAGTATGCTCGCTATAAAAACACAAAGGTCGTCTGAAAACCTCAAATCGGTTTTTTCAGACGACCTTTTCTTCTGCCTGCTTTAGAACGTGTGTTTCAACGTAGCGGTCAGGCTGCGCGGTGTGCCGTAAACGTGGATGTCAGGCATGGGGCGGTAGCGTTTGTTGAACACGTTTTCAAAGTCCAAGCCGATGCGGGTGGATTTGCCGATTTTGTAATGCGCGGTCAAGTCCAGCGTAGCGTATGGGCGTTGGGTCAAGGCTTCTTTACCGGCAGCGGTGAGGGGCTGGTATTCATCATAGGCGTTTGTACCGCTTTGCCAGTTGACGTTTGCACCCAAGTTTAGGCGGTCGGTAACATCATACGCAGTAAAGAGTTTAAAAAGGTGGGCAGGATAAGAAGGGTTGACCACATTGCCCGAATCATCTTTGAGTTTGGAGTACGCATAAGAAGCATTCAGCAGCCATCTGTCGCTCAAGCGTCCGCCGACGGACAATTCCACGCCTTTGGTCGTTGTGTTATTAACAGATTCATAGTAATACCGTTGATTTTCCTCATCTTCAATTTCTTTCCCTAAATGGTCGCGTTTATTGATAAACGCAGCCGCAGAAGCGTTCAAACGGCCTTCAAACCCTGAGGCTTTTAAGCCGACTTCATATGTTTTGCCGCGTTGCGGTTCGAGCGGTTTGCCGTTTTGATCCAAATAGCGCACTTGCGGGCGGAATATGGTGGTATAGGAGGTGTAGGCTGTCAGATTGTCATTTAAATCATAACTTGCGCCCAAATAGGGGATAAATACCTTGTTTTTATGCCTGCTGTCGGCAAAATCGTTGCGATCGGAACTGTAGTGGTATTGCCAATCGACAAACCGTCCGCCGCCTATCAATGCCAGCCTGTCGGTTAGTTTGAAACGGGTCGAACCGTAAACAGAGAGGTTTTTCATATGGGCAAAGCCGTCACGAAGGTAGGGCATGGCCAGTTTTGTGAAATTTCCGTCGAAAAGGCGCAAATCAGGGACAACCCTATCTTTATCTTTTTCGTAATATGAAAGAGTTTCCTTATTGTGCTGATAGCTGATGCCGGCATTGAATTCATGTTTGCGTCCCAAAAGTGGGTAATCGCCGTCCAAACTCAGAGAAAAATCTTGGTCGGTGTACTTGGCTTGATCGCGCTCGGCAACGAATTTAGCGGAATAGTTCGGATAAATGACAAAAGGACCGGCTATACCGGAAACTGCATCACTTTTTCCATAAGTATGGCTGTAGTTGCCGTTCAGAGCCCAACCGTTTTCAAACTCATGATTGACAGAGGTGAAGATTTCCGCACTGTTTTCTTTACCGTAAGCCCATTTTGCCGAGGCATTGCTGCGCGGAGAGGCTGCAAATGGTTTGAAAGGTTGATTTTTTCTAGGGTTTCCCGCCACGGTCAGATAGCTGAAAGGCGAGCTGCCGGTATTGCGGAAACGGTGTATTTCCGTACCGATATTCCATTGGGTCTGAGGGGCAATGTCGTAGGACAGAATACCGTAGAACGTATGATTGTGGCGCGAAGTGTTCGGCAGGTAATCGCCGCCGTGGTCGCTGACCAAAATAGCGCGCCCACGCAAGGTATTGTCTGCATTCAAAGGCTGATTGGCATCAAGGACGAAGCGGTAGTGTTTCCACGAACCGACTCCGGCTTCCACGCTGACGGCAGGTTTGGCAGTTGGTTTTTTACGTTCCAAAGCAACCGTACCGCCCGGTTCGCCCATACCGCCGTTAGACAAACCGCTTGCGCCGCGCACAACGACGACTTGTTCGTACAATGCGCTGTCCAGATTGTTGGTGCCACGGCGGATGGCTTTACCGTCGTAAAGGAATTTGGGTGCGCCGTCCACGGAAATGCTGTCAATCGCCTGACTGCGCGAAATAAACTCGCTGTGGCCGGAGACGTTGTTGCCCATTTTGCTGTGGAACACGCCCGGTGTTTGTTTCAACACGTCCTGCAAGGTATCCAAACCTTGGTCGTCCATTTGTTTTTCGGTAACGACAGACAAAGACTGCGGCGTTTCGCGCTGGGTCAGGCGGATGCCGGTAGCAGCAGAGGAAGCGGGAATGGTGTAGTTGTTGGTCGTCTGTTTGCCGATGCCCTTTACTTGGACGGTAGGCAAATCAACCTGCTCAACCCCATCCCCTGCCCCGAAGGAATAGGCGGATAAAAGTGCCGCAGCAACAGCAACCGGCAAACGTGCCGGACGAAATTTAGATAATGGCATGGTGTCTCCTAATTATTTAGCCGTCCGAACAGCAGCGGAGTTCCAAACCTCCTTGCACCATTCGGCAGCAAACGGCTTTTTATGCATTAAATAAGAATTTTTATCAAATTTCTGTAATAGGATGAAATAAACGGTCGGAGTATAGGGAACTGACGGGCATGAATCAAATAATTTACACAGTCCCCGATACATCATTTTCATCTGCATGACCATCTTTCATTCTCAATCAAACAAATCCGACAGTTGTAAAAAAGGTCGTCTGAAAATTTTCAGACGACCTTTTCAATAATATAAGGATTTAGAAGAATGATATTTGCGTATTAGGTTGGCATTTGATTCTTCACCATTCCCCTACTCTATCCCCGCCCATTTGTGTGTCTGCACGCTCAACTGCCAATGCACGGGCGCGTCGGGGCGGCTGTTTAAGAGACCGATTTGGCGGATGGTGTCGTAAATGTTCATCACGCCGTTTTGTTCGCAGGGCGAAAGGTAGTAATGGCGCGCGCGGATTTTGCGTTCCATGTTTTCGCAGAACACAACGACATCGCCGTCCGCCACGATGCGTACTTCGTTGGCCTCGGCGATGCAGTTGGTTTCATATTTGGCGGCGTAGCAGGCTTTGGGGCTGGTGGCGACGTAGTCGATTTGCGGCGGCGCGGGCTTGAGTCCGTTGGTTTCGATGCAGAGGAAATAACCTTCTGCCTTGAGCGCATCCAGCAGCGTATCGAGATGCGGCTGGATGGTCGGCTCGCCGCCGGTGATGATGATATTGCGCGCAGTGTAGGTTTTCAGACGACCTAAGATGTCGGACAGGCTCATCATGCCGAATTTCAAATAATCGGTATCACACCAGCCGCACGCCAGATTGCATTTGCCCAAACGGACGAAAACGGCAGGCATGCCCGTGTTCCAGCCCTCGCCTTGCAGGCTCTCGAAAATTTCAACGATGCGGTATTGCGGATTTTCGGGGGAGACGCTGATTTTCTTCATACCGCCAACACCGCTGCCGCCGCCAGCATCGCAGGCAGACCTTGTTTGACGAGTATGCCTTTGTTGCCGGAAGAGAACGCGCCCCATGCGGCGGCAATCAACACGAAGCCGAGAAACAGAATCGTCGCGCCGTAAACGGCGTTGTCCGGCGCGGCAAACCGCGACCACACCAGCCCGATGCCGAGAAAACCGTTATACAGCCCTTGGTTGCTGAACAGGGTCTGCACTTGTTTTTGTTCCATAAATTCATAAGGCAGCTTGAACATTTCCGCCGCCTTTTCGCTGGGAATCTGCGTCATTTCAAGCCAGGCGATGTAGAAATGTTCGGCGGCGACGAGGAGGACTAAGAGGGTGGAAAGGAGTTTCATGGGTGTACCTTTTAATGGGTGTATTTGATATGGAAGGCCGTCTGAAAAAACGGGGAATCCTTACTGAAAAAAAGACAGTTTTACAGTAGATTCAAATAAGGACGCCCCACACCGTCATTCCCGCGCAGGCGGGAATCCAGACCTTGGTTTTTCAGAAATATTTAAAAATTGCAGTAATTCCAAATCTCTGGATTCCCGCCTGCGCGGGAATGACGCGGTTGGGCATACCTTATTTGAATTTACTCTACGGATACGTGCAAGATATTCCCTACTCCCCTTCATACTCTGCACACGATGTCGGCGTTTCCCACAATTTCACGCTGCACACTTTCAGCCCCGCGTTTTGCAAACGGTCATACATTTCGACCGCCATATTTTCGGCAGTGGTGCGGCAAGGAAGGCACAGGGTTTTCATGTTCCAGCCCTCCAAGAGCGCGGAGATTTGGCATTCGCGCTCGTTCCCGCCGTTGTAGATAAACGCGTGGTCGAAAGGGTCGGTAATGTGTTTTTTGACGGCGGCTTTGAGGTCGGTGAAATCCATCACCATACCGTCTTTCGGCCCGCCCCGTATGGGGTCGTCTGAAACGGTGATTTCGAGTTTGTAGGTATGCCCGTGCAGATTTTGGCATTTGCCGTCATGCCCGTCGAGCATGTGCGAGGAGTCGAAGGTAAATATCTTGGTAATTTTCATGGTGGGTACTTTAAATCGGTAAATAGCCCTGAAAGCCCATTTCGGCAGGCTTGCTGTTCGGATTCGGGGTCAGGCGGATGGTATGATTGCCGATGCGGTCGAGCAGGAGCAGGTTGTCCACGTCTTTCAGGTTGTCTTTATGCTGTTGAACATGGTCGGTCAACAGGGTTTGCAGGGCTTTGTGTTTGACTTCGGTGGGCGTGGCGGCAACGAACAGTCCGAAAGCGTGCGCCTCGGCAAGCTGTCCCGCGCGATAACCGCCGACATTGACGAAATACAGGTGCGGGGCGTTTTCAGACGACCCCTGTGGCTCGGCGATATCGGATACGTCAACATCGTAACCATCCACCCATTCGACAATCTGCCAGCCGTCGATGTGGATTTTGTCCGCATCGCCGAACCATGCAGCTTTGAGCGTGGGGATGGCTTCGCGGTAATCGTCGCACACGGCAAATTGGATGTCGTGCACTTCGATATTGGAGCGGCCTGCGTTACCGCCGAGATAGAACATATAAAGTTTGGTCATGATAAGGCTTGTATCGGATGATGGTTGTATTTTCAGACGACCCTTTTACTTTCCAAATATTCCGCCAGCCCGCGCTCGCGCAACACGCAGCTTGGGCATTCGTGGCAGCCGCCAACGATGCCGTTGTAGCAGGTATGGGTCTGTTCGCGGATGTAGTCCAGCGCGCCCATTTCGTCCGCCAGCGCCCAAGTTTGCGCTTTGGTCAGGTACATCAGCGGGGTATGGATTTGGAAGGCGT
Above is a window of Neisseria mucosa DNA encoding:
- a CDS encoding 7-carboxy-7-deazaguanine synthase QueE — translated: MKKISVSPENPQYRIVEIFESLQGEGWNTGMPAVFVRLGKCNLACGWCDTDYLKFGMMSLSDILGRLKTYTARNIIITGGEPTIQPHLDTLLDALKAEGYFLCIETNGLKPAPPQIDYVATSPKACYAAKYETNCIAEANEVRIVADGDVVVFCENMERKIRARHYYLSPCEQNGVMNIYDTIRQIGLLNSRPDAPVHWQLSVQTHKWAGIE
- a CDS encoding butanediol dehydrogenase, which codes for MKAARFYDKGDIRIEDIPEPTVAPGTVGINVAWCGICGTDLHEFMEGPIFIPPCGHPHPISGESAPVTMGHEFSGVVYAVGEGVDDLKVGQHVVVEPYIIRDDVPTGEGSNYHLSKDMNFIGLGGCGGGLAEKIAVKRRWVHPISDKIPLDQAALIEPLSVGHHAYVRSGAKAGDVALVGGAGPIGLLLAAVLKAKGIKVIITELSKARKDKARESGVADYILDPSEVDVVEEVKKLTNGEGVDVAFECTSVNKVLDTMVEACRPTAKVVIVSIWSHPATINVHSVVMKELDVRGTIAYCNDHAETIKLVEEGKINLEPFITQRIKLDELISEGFERLIHNNESAVKIIVNPNL
- a CDS encoding DUF1304 domain-containing protein, with the protein product MKLLSTLLVLLVAAEHFYIAWLEMTQIPSEKAAEMFKLPYEFMEQKQVQTLFSNQGLYNGFLGIGLVWSRFAAPDNAVYGATILFLGFVLIAAAWGAFSSGNKGILVKQGLPAMLAAAAVLAV
- a CDS encoding DUF1543 domain-containing protein yields the protein MTKLYMFYLGGNAGRSNIEVHDIQFAVCDDYREAIPTLKAAWFGDADKIHIDGWQIVEWVDGYDVDVSDIAEPQGSSENAPHLYFVNVGGYRAGQLAEAHAFGLFVAATPTEVKHKALQTLLTDHVQQHKDNLKDVDNLLLLDRIGNHTIRLTPNPNSKPAEMGFQGYLPI
- a CDS encoding TonB-dependent siderophore receptor, translated to MPLSKFRPARLPVAVAAALLSAYSFGAGDGVEQVDLPTVQVKGIGKQTTNNYTIPASSAATGIRLTQRETPQSLSVVTEKQMDDQGLDTLQDVLKQTPGVFHSKMGNNVSGHSEFISRSQAIDSISVDGAPKFLYDGKAIRRGTNNLDSALYEQVVVVRGASGLSNGGMGEPGGTVALERKKPTAKPAVSVEAGVGSWKHYRFVLDANQPLNADNTLRGRAILVSDHGGDYLPNTSRHNHTFYGILSYDIAPQTQWNIGTEIHRFRNTGSSPFSYLTVAGNPRKNQPFKPFAASPRSNASAKWAYGKENSAEIFTSVNHEFENGWALNGNYSHTYGKSDAVSGIAGPFVIYPNYSAKFVAERDQAKYTDQDFSLSLDGDYPLLGRKHEFNAGISYQHNKETLSYYEKDKDRVVPDLRLFDGNFTKLAMPYLRDGFAHMKNLSVYGSTRFKLTDRLALIGGGRFVDWQYHYSSDRNDFADSRHKNKVFIPYLGASYDLNDNLTAYTSYTTIFRPQVRYLDQNGKPLEPQRGKTYEVGLKASGFEGRLNASAAAFINKRDHLGKEIEDEENQRYYYESVNNTTTKGVELSVGGRLSDRWLLNASYAYSKLKDDSGNVVNPSYPAHLFKLFTAYDVTDRLNLGANVNWQSGTNAYDEYQPLTAAGKEALTQRPYATLDLTAHYKIGKSTRIGLDFENVFNKRYRPMPDIHVYGTPRSLTATLKHTF
- the queD gene encoding 6-carboxytetrahydropterin synthase QueD, which translates into the protein MKITKIFTFDSSHMLDGHDGKCQNLHGHTYKLEITVSDDPIRGGPKDGMVMDFTDLKAAVKKHITDPFDHAFIYNGGNERECQISALLEGWNMKTLCLPCRTTAENMAVEMYDRLQNAGLKVCSVKLWETPTSCAEYEGE